A region of the Cannabis sativa cultivar Pink pepper isolate KNU-18-1 chromosome 3, ASM2916894v1, whole genome shotgun sequence genome:
ACAGGCTCAGCAAGAAAATCATAACACATAAACATACTACCGACTTGTAATTAGGTTGCCCATACACCTAATTACCATGAGTCTAAAAATCTGCGTTCAACGCGTATAACTGAGTCTCGAATGTTCTTAACTTAGTACAACTAACCATAATACCTCATCCACTCTGTACTTCTAGGCGTTCTAGTGTTGGTAGCATTAGTTCATACTTTCTGTAAGCCTAGCATATATATGTTGGTATATCAGTGCAACTCTAAGTACACATTACCAATACCCTAATATGTTAATTTGATGGCAACTCAAACATGCATGCTAACACATGTACATATGTGCATCTATTATATTAATCTTACCTCAACTTCGCAATTAGGTGTGCCAGTTAACCTGAGCGAAAACTGTCGCTCGACGATTAGTGGCTCTAAGTCACAATTACATAAAAATGGTAAGTGTCTCGCTAAAACACTTTTGGAGATTTAAACtcaaaactaaaagttttcctatcgataaatagtGTAACAATAccctatgttgggttttatgccctaaataaaactcatttcaatataatcagatttactaattaatatagatcagaaataacatttaatgttgcatggttcacatgatttatttcatgattatatgtacataatgtataaattcatctaaaacccttttcacatacttgatcttgtttattgtgccgtcaacacattggaaagtaaacatgactatgtgaataaagtttcctagatttatcagacatagggttttactgatatgataatctacaacagagtttacttgcatttggagaaatgctatgttctttccagagcattggttaaagtaaagctcaggttggatgcatggagtatgcatcggaagggaccgatattgaactttgacttagatttattaaacttaccgtaatatctattcaagtcaatatcgcctagttgatcctagatcaaatgatcttaatcctgatatgattaggctcaatcttgaaaggctattcgtgttctttgatttgttagttaagcctacttttaggtcagggtgatacgtacattttgggaacacggtagtgcaattgagtgggagcgctatcataaacatgatatctatagcttctatctggcgaatagtaagcaaaggatgatctccttcgagcttgaccaaacgaacataaatggtggagtactcatttcacataagctgaaatatcatttatacggggtcaagtgttttaaggaataaatacattgtagggtgtaacggtaatctaatccctttacagtgtagatcattcatatagaggatcattgatcaaattaggattataacaatggataactaatgatgtgtctatatggtggaacatatagagcattctatatactgagagtgcaattctaagttctatgcgtggattcaacgaagaattaataagttagtgaattttagtgttaaattcttgatctacttattggaagctcggttatatagacccatggtccccgcactagttgagataatattgcttgtaagactcatgtaattggttttgattaatcaattataattcacaaattagactatgtctatttgtgaatttttcactaagtaagggcgaaattgtaaaaaaaaagttttaggggcatatttgttaattatgatactttgtatggttcaattaataaatatgataaatgacaatattatttaataattatttatagttattaaatagttagaattggcatttaaatggttgaattagaaaattgacgtttttgagaaaatcagatgcagaaaaggtaaaactgcaaaattgcaaaaagtgaggtccaaatccactagtatagggccagccacttttgtaggaaatttaaactgattttttcattattttaatgccaaataattcaaacctaaccctagtggaatgctataaatagatagtgaaggcttcaggaaatttacacttaaattttctactttttcattcagaaaaaactgagccttctctttccctatctggctgaccactccctctcttcttttcttccttaaatttcgaaaatccttagtgtatgagtagtgcccacacacagcaagtgatacctcaatcatagtgaggaagatcgtgaagaaagactttcagcaagaaggaggtttcaacatcaaagattcagagaaagagatccaggttcagatattgataatgctctgctacagaaaggaatcaagggctagatatctgaacggaaggagtcatttaattccgctgcacccaatgtaaggtttcttaaactttatatgtgtttaatttatcgttaataaacatacttgtgagtagatctaagatcctggtaaaataattccaacaccctaaatattgagaaaaCGTGAAAATCAGAGTACTCAAAAATCGCCCTAATCGATTACCCAGATCCTCAAACGGTTCACCATTTCTTGGGGTCCTGTCTGGGGAAACGGTGGACCATTTCATAGTAGAAAACACAAACTTTGAGTTTTCTCCTTCAATTCTaccccaaactttaccaaacctTCCAAAACACCTAATTAAGACATAACAAACATATTTCAACTAATAGCAATACCAAAAATCCACTGAAGTGAAAATCACAATGGTTAAGCAAGCTTTGAATTCTAAAACTTAAGCTTGCTCAAAACAAGCTACAACTGCTACAAATTTCTCAAAACCAACACGAACAATCATAACTCATACCCCAAAACTCAATTCTAACAGCCTCAAATCCTAACAGAACCGAAATCTCAAACTTAGGCATCAAAACCAAGCCTTTCTTACAAAATCAAAGAGAATAGAGAGCTAAGGTTTACTTTGGATTAGCTAACACTTCTTCCTCAAAACCTAGATGAAACCTTGCTTGAAAAATGGAGGAATTTGACTTGAAGTTTCTGATTTTCTTAGTTCTTTTTTTGTGGTCGaacaagaaagaaaaagagagggtCAGACCTAGACTAAGGCGGGCTAGGCCCTGATTTACTAATAAAAGTTTTGGAGAACATAACTTTGAAAAACTATTTTTAAGCATTAAGATCAATAAAACTATAAGTTGATTGGCCCATTACGACTGAAAAATAATGAAACACTACAAAAATTGGTTGTTCAccattgctaactttccttctACAAATCGGTTTATTTAAGTCAATATTTATTTGAGTTCATCTTGCTCATTTACGATATTCTTAGACCAGTTAATGAAAAACCGCGACAACACCTTAGTAAGTCTATTAGTTGGTTTTTCTCTATGTTATCTTCTTGTAATGCACTTTGTCcaattgatatattattaatGAATATTTTCTGTTACTTTCTAAAACACAAATAaacttagtaaaaaaaaaaaaaagggtccaGGCAATAATGTAAATATACCAAATAAATATTCAGAACTATCAAAACTAGACTACCATAAACTTAGGGTAGATAAAGGCAATATACTAGGAAATTATTTCCATTTAAATCAGAAATGTTTCATTAGTTCTTCTTTGATTACCAAATCAATTagagatacacataataatcagtacataaattaaatttataagaaaAGATACCAACAAATTGCAcagcttttttcttttttacttcaCAATCTCTTGATCTAAAACAGAGGAACTACTTGTACTTGTTTGTCACCATAGAAAAATTGGTGTTAAAATCCATTTGGTCTGTATTAGTAGCTAAAATGAGAAGAGTAACTCACTAACTCAACATCAGATAGAGATAAGAATCGTCCTACCAGGCACGATCGATTTTCACGTCTCTAAAATGTTGTTCTTGAGTCAAAACTCCACTCTTCAATGCTTTGGACTAACCCGAAATTTCATAACTAGTTCAAAATATTTGATATCTAGTCAAGCTCCATTTCATGGCGATTTTCCTCTTCGGTACCACTGCTCGACCAAAGCTTGATTGTTCGGTCATGTGACACGGTAGCAATGCAATTTCCATCTGCCATCAAAAGATATATTCCTTTTATTATAACCAACTCAGCTAAATACGAAGCAATTGAAGAAGCTTGAAAGCTTTTTAAACAAAACCAAAGATAGGTaaacaaaaaaatcaaagaaaataaatgaaattatggAAAGTATGAAGAAATCGTTCTAAGCAATAAATTACGGTTTAGACAAATAAACTTACACTCCTAACCAGGATAATGAACTTACCTCCTGATACATCTAACGAAGTAACCTTAGCTTCGTGTCCAGAAAGTGTTTTCACAGGCTTAAAATCTCGTGCTGACCAAATCTGGAAAATGTGGATGCAATATATAATAGTTTAGAAGAAACAATATATGaaataaaaccacataatttttCAATCTTTGTAACTTAGAAAGGAAAAGGTACCTTGGCTGTCGTATCATATGAGGCCGTTACCAGAAAGTATCCTTCTTGAGGCTCGAATTTGACCTGAGAAATGAGGTTCGAGTGGGCTGGAATGGTGTACAatgattttttctttcttaaatcCCATATGCGACATGTGTTATCTTCTCCCCCTGATGCTAAATAATAGCCATTTCCTGAGAAACTTAAGGCAAGAACCTGAAATGATAAGAGAAGAATGAAAATGAGAGGCCAGCGATTTAGATAAACTAAATCTATTATCGTAACTATTAAACCAAGAAAAAGAATATGAAAAGTTTAAGTTCCGAATCTCACTGGCTTAACATggccttccaaggcaagaataCTTCGGCCAGTTCTGAGATCCCAAACACGTGCAAGGGAATCCAGACCACAAGAAGCAGCTAATGATCCATCTTGATTAAAGGCTAGTCCGTAGACACTTCTGCTATGGCCTTCTTGAAGAAGCAATTCCACACCAGTATCGACATCCCACAATCTCCACGTCTTATCAAAGCTAGTTGTGCCCAAGTACTTTCCAGATGGATGGAAATTGATACGTGCAAGACGGTCTAGATGGCCCTTGAATGTTTTCAAGAGAGTTCCGTCAGTGTTCCACAGCTTTGCAGTCCGGTCAGCAGAAGCAGTTGCTAGAATATTGTCCGTTGGAGAAAATGTGACATCGGTTAGTCGCTCTGTGTGTCCCTTTAAGGTGGCAACCTTTTTCACTTGAGGCATGCTCCACAGCTTAGCAACTCCACTTAAAGCACTATTTAAAAGCAAATGGAAATAAAAAAGATACTTTTAAAGAATGAAATTGGGAACACCAAACACTAGTAAATTCAAATCTCACACCCATCAAACCGAAAACTTAGTTAACAGTTCAACTAGGAAAAGGTTTCTCCGAAATTTCCATTTCAACAAGCATCTAAAAGAAAAGACATCTATCAACTTATTAAACAAATAGAATTAATAACCTTAAAACACAGATTTTTCATGATCAGTTCCTTCACCAAGCAACATAGCATGTTATACTAGCAAAAGACAACAGAATTAGTGAAGAGTTTAAATCGTTTTACACTATGGATGGGACTAAGAGTTGAccaaacaattaaaataaaattggatGGCAGTTAAAACTAATTTTGTTAACAAAGTGTGTCCTTACCAGGTGGCAAGTAGTTTTCCATCTTGTGAGAAGGAGCAACCAGAAAGTGGACGGTCATCCCCAATCTCACTGCAATCAAGGGCTAAGGTCCTTGCCTGATTTAAAACCCAATCCATCTCTGCATCCACGTCCTCATCAGGATCTTCTCTTCTCCTCCGTGCACGTTGAAGACGTGAGGCTGCTCTTACTATTGAATACTTTGCAATATCAATTCTAGCATCCAAAAGTGCTTTGGATCCTTCAGTGTAAAAAGGGTACTGAAGCATTTCTTCTTCAGTATCTTCCGTTGCAGCTGAAGCTGCAGCCTCCTCTTCCTCGTGAGCTTTCATCAGCTTCTCCAGCTGCCCTTCAGCATCTAACTTTGCCATTATCATTCTCAGCCTATCCCGTCTTTCCATTTCTCTTTCTCCAAAAAGTGTAATGGGCTCGCCAAGCCGACGTAGACGTGCACGAACAGATGCATCATTGGTAGGAACTGCAAGGGCAGAAGCACGCCGCTTCATCATCAGTTCTTGCATTGCTTTTTCGTGTCGTTCTCTTATTTGTCTACTCTCCTCCGATATCTCATACTCCAGAGTTGAACCAGGAGCAGAGCGGGAAGGGCCTGATTCATCATCTGAATCTGAGTCACTCGTTACAACCTCACCATTTTGTGGTACTGGGGGCCTAATAACAGGAGGGCGGGCTGGTAAAGGTGCTAATGGGCGAAGAATGGAGGGAGCTGGAACCGTAGGAATTGGAGCCATTGCAGGAACCATGGGAAGAACAACTGGAGGCACAATTGGGGGTGGGATTCCTGGTGGAATAATAGGGAGGACTGGCTGAAATGGAATGGTATTTGCAGCAGATATTAGAGACTGATCATCAAGAATTGGAGAAGATGATTCCATTGGAGTTGGTAAAGGGTTATTTTCCTCTTCTGCTGCCATGATATCTAACCCTGAGAATTTTAACAGGCCAACAAAGTTATAACAAGAGCATAAAATGATAATGTTACACACCAAAGTAACAATATTAAACATAATATTGaataggcaaaaaaaaaaaacaatgcaaCAGTCATAACTCTCCAATTCGTAAGATTGAAATAAATAATGCAACGACTATTTtactatccaaaaaaaaaattatattgggaTGTTGTCAACCATCTGATTTGATGAACCATACTTCTCTGGTACACAATCTTGATGGACCAataatcaatttaaaatttggaatgaaCTAAATATATACAGAGAAACATATAGATGACTATATATAGTTTTTCATTATTACAATGCTTTCAGATTTGATGAACAAGAACAATGAACACTTGGGGGATAATGTCGTGTCGACCATAAGTGAATACTACAAGTAAATTATAACACTACTACTAATCAACACATAACAGAGATGTACCAAGTGTGCATATAATTCCTTACAAGTCATAAATTATAACCCTTTTTTCTTTCCCCTTTCTAAAAATTCTCTGTGGCATTTCTTCAAACACTTGTTGTgcataatttagaaaaaaaaaaattatggttaTTACGGACTAAGTTCACTTTATCACATCAGATTATCTACACACAAATTATCAAGATTTGGCTCACTAAAAATCAGTTTCCAAAATTCTATTCTCATCACAAATCAAACCAACAAGAATCAATCAATCAGTAAAGTTTAAACCATGGCAACTTACGGGTTATCAACTCACATTACTAATAGCGTTCTGCTCCAAATTCTAATCTAAATTACCATTCTCACTAGTAATTAAgctttacattaaaaaaaatcataagccATTTTTGGGTGAAATAGAAACATTGAAACATTTATGGAGTTGGCAATGGCAActacaagaagaagaagaagagaaatatAAAAAGGGCACCTTGTAAGTGATGGGAAGGAGCAGAATAGGGCGGCGAGTGGACTGAGTCCGGCGAGTCAGAGAAGGAGAGAGATTGTCGAGAAGGAAGTGTGGATTCTTTCACAgcggaggaagaagaagaagaagttttTACAAATATTGGTTTTTAGGGATTTTCcgattttaaaaagaaaaacatattaattatttttgccacataaatacttaagtttaacggCTTTGACTAGAGATCACTTTGGGACGGTTTTGGATGCGCTTGTTTGTTAACTATGAAGACAGTTATTTATTTCATTGAAGCATCTTTTTGTGTTAATAGAGAGTGATTTTCTCCGAGAGAATTGATAATTATGTACATAGACTACTCTCTAAACTTTTGattagttgtaatttttcttttatttcgaGAATTCATAACTTTGGTTCATAATGTGGCTAATTGGGTTTTTGTCAAAAATGTTAGTGGCATAATTGATTTGTCTTCTATACCCGGCAACATTTTATGTAATGACTATGAGGTATaacatttatgtatttttttttttatctatgaacgctttattttcaaaaaaaaaaaaaaatcgattgcaaataaatacttaagtttaatttttgacagtaataatacctaatttataattttgaaacttCTGTAGGTAATAAGTATTAAGTAAATTGTCACGTGACAAACTCTGATTGGTCCACGTCAtgaacttttatatttttttaaaataataatttaaatataccaataaaaaaataacacgtgGATTATGACTTGACACTTAATGCTTAGGTACCTATAaaagttccaaaaatataatttaagtattattgCAATGCCGTAAAAaactaaacttaaatatttatctacATCCAAGAGTTAAACTCATATATTTACGTCGCAAATTACTCATaactaaaatatgtattttaatttggggaattttcaaaaatactattttttttttatgttttatttacaattttacgatTTAAGATTGATATTCACAAAAATAtgcttgtaatattttgaaattgcaaaaatatattttgttcagcaaaaagtaagaaaataaCTGAAAAGACAACAATAAATCAACCTTACGGTAATTATAAATCAACTATAAATAAGTTTATAAACAACTAAGAAAGTAATATCATggcaactataaataaactataaaacaactaaacaaatagtgttttgttttttatgaagatgtatttttataaataaaaaagtagcgtaaaaaaaatcagtattgatgtatttttgtaaaaaaaaattcaatattttagtttattctgtaaatttttcttttaatttcagtcattttattaaaaaaaatatgcattTTAAAATCtttaatct
Encoded here:
- the LOC115711124 gene encoding U4/U6 small nuclear ribonucleoprotein PRP4-like protein, with the protein product MAAEEENNPLPTPMESSSPILDDQSLISAANTIPFQPVLPIIPPGIPPPIVPPVVLPMVPAMAPIPTVPAPSILRPLAPLPARPPVIRPPVPQNGEVVTSDSDSDDESGPSRSAPGSTLEYEISEESRQIRERHEKAMQELMMKRRASALAVPTNDASVRARLRRLGEPITLFGEREMERRDRLRMIMAKLDAEGQLEKLMKAHEEEEAAASAATEDTEEEMLQYPFYTEGSKALLDARIDIAKYSIVRAASRLQRARRRREDPDEDVDAEMDWVLNQARTLALDCSEIGDDRPLSGCSFSQDGKLLATCALSGVAKLWSMPQVKKVATLKGHTERLTDVTFSPTDNILATASADRTAKLWNTDGTLLKTFKGHLDRLARINFHPSGKYLGTTSFDKTWRLWDVDTGVELLLQEGHSRSVYGLAFNQDGSLAASCGLDSLARVWDLRTGRSILALEGHVKPVLALSFSGNGYYLASGGEDNTCRIWDLRKKKSLYTIPAHSNLISQVKFEPQEGYFLVTASYDTTAKIWSARDFKPVKTLSGHEAKVTSLDVSGDGNCIATVSHDRTIKLWSSSGTEEENRHEMELD